DNA from Pajaroellobacter abortibovis:
TTGTATTGGCTGGTTTTTCGATGAGGATACTCAATGTCTCTCAATCCATGATATTGGTTTCACATAGAGTCCTTCATAACGAAAATATCCTTTTTGATAGAGGAGCATGCGCTGCTCTAAGTAATGGATCTGGTTTGTAGAAGATAAATTGGGAGAAGAATCTTGACATTTTTTAGTCAATGTAAAAAATAGTAAAAAGTGAAGGGGTCAATAATTCTATTTGATTAGAGAACGGCGTAGATGAAAGGCAAGAAGCGCCAAGCCTTGTGTATAGGTGAGGAGTAGGTCGGTCGATAATCACGAGGAAGAAAAGGATGGAACAGAAGAGAGCCAATATGCCTTTTTGAACTATGAGAGCTATTGGAGGACACATAATAGATTCCTTTGATTGTAGAAGAGCACAGAAATTAAATTAAAGAAGAGAAGAAGAGAAAAGAGAATAGCAGAAATTTAAGCAATAGCCAATGACTCTTTTTTTCTGCCTTAAATTGAAAATTGAAAAAGGAGAATACTTTTCTAGCAAGAAGGGAAAGAAGGAGAGGAGATGCGAAGGGCGATTGAAATTGGGGAGAGCATAGTGACTTAATTTTAATGTCAAACTACGATCCCTTCTTAACATCATCCGCATCTCGTTCTATTTATAAGAAGAAATAGTCGACTGAAGTGAGATATGTGCCGTGACAATATTACTTTGATGTGGATGGAATGATTCTCTGTACGAGCTTCATCCATCCCGCTTTTTTTATTTGCTTTATCAGCAGAATCCGTTGTTTTGAATAAACTCGCTTCAGCTGTGTGTCGCGTCCTTTTATTGCGATGGCGAGCTTTTTGATCGCTCTCTGTTCAACCAAGCATTGTCCTCAGTGTATCGAGGCATGTCTTATGATCGGTTGATTGCGTTTGTGGATCAAATTCGAGAGAGTGATTCGGAAAGCGATTTATCCTGAAGCAGCAAATCTGGTAAGGCAATGTATTCGCCGAGGGCATCAGGTTGTTTTTGCATGGGGAGCGTTTGACTTTGTTGTTAAGCGGCTTGCCGCTTATTTAAAAACTGCAATGATTACCAATCGACTTGAGGTTCGTGAGAAGTATGCCACCGGAAAATTAGTTCGTCCTATTGTGGCTGGTCTGGAAAAAGCTCGGCTCATTCGTGCGTATGCCCAAGCTTGTGAGCACTCTCTTGAAGACTGCATTGCTACTTCCATTCACCGTCGAATGGGGCTGCAGAAGTCCGTCATATGGAGGGAGACAAGTTTTTTTTGCTTATTGGCCTCGTCGCCTTTTCAATCACGATGCGGAAGACCCTGAAGGCATGAAGGTGATGGGCATGACTTCTCAGGGAGAGTTGATAGAACTTAAATGAAAAGCAGTTGAGTCTGATTTCGATTATTTATATCAATGTGAATCTTGTTCCTATGGACGGAGGTCATAAATCTGTCACTGTAAGTTTGTATGGATACAAGAGTCTTCGTGCTCATCACAACCCTTCCACGATGCGTCGCTGCCATAGCTATATGGATCCTTCCCGATTAAAGTAGCGCTAGATGCATTACCCCAGCCTGTAAGGCAGGCGATCTTTGATCGAATTCTTGCTCCTTATGAGGTAACAGGTGTTTTTGCCGGGGCGACGGAAGCAGTGCATCCTCATACGCTGGCACGTTGCTTTGATCAGTACCTTGTCCCGATTCAAGGACAAGCGGATATTATGATTATCGGGATCCATTACATTAGCCCGTATAACGTTCACGCCTTTCTCAATTTTTTGCTATCGAGGGGTACCTATGGTAAAAAGGGGGGAGCGCTCATTTTTACTTATCCGTGCACTGACTTTTCTGATCCGGAACAACACGCACCCCATGTTGAATTTGTTCATCGCATTTTGCCTGAAGCACGCGACGCTATAGAACTCCGTCAGCGGTACGAAGCCACTTTTGCTTCTGATCCAGCCTACTTCAGATGTATCGGACCGGTCATGCCTACCATCCTGCACATCCCTTCTTTATGTGGGACTGGGGAGAAGCGGGAAGGCAACACTTAGGGCGCCTAATCGCAGTAGGGGCAGACAACACATATATTCTATATTCCCAAATTACTTGGCTATGAAACAGCGAAAACAGTGGAAGAAGCAATTGAAATGGAGAAGGATGCCGCTCCTTCTTCTCCTGATATTGTGATGTTTCATATGCCACCTATTGTTATGTCGGACTTGACCCAGTGAACTTAACTTTTCGTCTTCATTCAACTGATTCATTACCTCCATTAGAAGTTACTCGTCTCTTGAGGGGTGCTCGGCTGTTGGTGTTGGGAGGGACAGGATT
Protein-coding regions in this window:
- a CDS encoding HAD family hydrolase, whose amino-acid sequence is MRLWIKFERVIRKAIYPEAANLVRQCIRRGHQVVFAWGAFDFVVKRLAAYLKTAMITNRLEVREKYATGKLVRPIVAGLEKARLIRAYAQACEHSLEDCIATSIHRRMGLQKSVIWRETSFFCLLASSPFQSRCGRP